In one window of Protaetiibacter larvae DNA:
- a CDS encoding glutamyl-tRNA reductase produces MLFCLTANHTNADFALLDRVSQIPALEATRRLAELDFVRGVVVLSTCNRFEAYLDLDDPLPAAGAMATEAVVAALAVDAPEDAELLRASAATHTGDDAVHHLFAVTSGLESMVVGEEEIAGQVQRAAQQARRAGTASAALDRLFQQAARTSRTVRSAGDLSRADRSLARLALDLASSRITDWSRARVLLVGTGRYAATTIASLRARGADDIRVYSATGRAGLFATKYGVRAEAELAPAIAQADVVITCTARYTVAPEHVGAGDRRLLVIDLGLPRNVDPAVGALPGVELLDLELLALHAPLPELADSAHALVGGAVAEFAADAAAAPSIVALRQHIEQLLEDELARVRRTGDDGRIEAALRHFAGVLVHGPSERARRLAADGRLDAFADGIEAVYGVEVAPRLRSADDAATA; encoded by the coding sequence GTGCTGTTCTGTCTGACGGCGAACCACACCAACGCTGACTTCGCCCTCCTCGACCGGGTCTCCCAGATCCCGGCGCTGGAGGCGACCCGCCGACTCGCCGAACTCGACTTCGTGCGCGGCGTCGTCGTGCTCTCCACCTGCAACCGCTTCGAGGCGTACCTCGATCTGGACGACCCGCTCCCCGCCGCCGGCGCGATGGCGACCGAAGCCGTGGTCGCCGCCCTCGCGGTCGACGCCCCCGAGGACGCCGAGCTGCTGCGCGCGAGCGCGGCGACCCACACGGGCGACGACGCCGTGCACCACCTGTTCGCGGTGACCTCGGGCCTCGAGTCGATGGTGGTCGGCGAGGAGGAGATCGCCGGGCAGGTGCAGCGCGCCGCCCAGCAGGCGCGCCGCGCCGGCACCGCCTCCGCGGCGCTCGACCGACTGTTCCAGCAGGCGGCACGCACCTCACGCACCGTGCGCTCCGCGGGCGATCTGAGCCGCGCCGACCGTTCGCTCGCCCGACTCGCCCTCGATCTGGCGTCCTCCCGCATCACCGACTGGTCCCGTGCGCGCGTGCTGCTGGTCGGCACCGGTCGCTACGCCGCCACCACGATCGCCTCGCTGCGGGCGCGCGGCGCCGACGACATCCGCGTGTACTCCGCGACGGGGCGCGCCGGGCTGTTCGCCACCAAGTACGGGGTGCGGGCGGAGGCGGAGCTCGCGCCCGCGATCGCGCAGGCGGATGTCGTCATCACCTGCACGGCCCGCTACACGGTGGCGCCCGAGCACGTGGGAGCCGGCGATCGGCGCCTGCTCGTGATCGACCTCGGCCTGCCCCGCAACGTCGACCCCGCGGTCGGTGCCCTGCCCGGCGTCGAGCTCCTCGACCTCGAGCTGCTCGCCCTGCACGCCCCGCTCCCCGAGCTCGCCGACTCGGCCCACGCCCTCGTCGGGGGTGCGGTCGCCGAGTTCGCGGCGGACGCCGCCGCCGCCCCCTCGATCGTCGCGCTGCGGCAGCACATCGAGCAGCTGCTCGAGGACGAGCTCGCGCGGGTGCGACGCACGGGCGACGACGGCCGGATCGAGGCGGCGCTGCGACACTTCGCGGGCGTGCTCGTGCACGGGCCGTCGGAGCGCGCCCGCCGGCTGGCCGCGGACGGGCGTCTGGACGCCTTCGCCGACGGCATCGAGGCGGTGTACGGCGTGGAGGTCGCGCCGCGCCTCCGATCGGCCGACGACGCGGCGACCGCCTGA
- the hemE gene encoding uroporphyrinogen decarboxylase — protein sequence MRPGWEDGRVPSPFLSALRGDRGDVTPIWFMRQAGRSLPEYRASRAGIDMLDACLTPELAAEITLQPVRRHGVDAAILFSDIVIPVLLAGVPVRIVPGRGPVLDEPIRTASDVLRLRPIDPDALAPIAEAVRLAVAELGDTPLIAFGGAPFTLASYLVEGGPSKDQLRARSMMYADPHAWAALLNWCADVTGAFLRAQVEAGAGAAQLFDSWIGSLSRRDYQRRVAPHSKRALDALRGLDVPKIHFGVGSGEVLDLLPGLGVDAVGVDWRIPLDEASARLGGGVPVQGNIDPALLAAPWSVLSAHLDDVLDRGLAAPAHVANLGHGVPPETDPGVLTRIVEHVHARR from the coding sequence ATCCGTCCCGGATGGGAGGATGGACGGGTGCCGTCCCCCTTCCTTTCAGCGCTGCGCGGCGACCGCGGCGACGTGACCCCGATCTGGTTCATGCGGCAGGCGGGTCGCTCACTGCCCGAGTATCGCGCCTCGCGGGCCGGCATCGACATGCTCGACGCGTGCCTCACCCCCGAGCTCGCCGCCGAGATCACCCTGCAGCCGGTACGACGGCACGGCGTGGATGCGGCGATCCTGTTCAGCGACATCGTGATCCCCGTGCTCCTCGCCGGGGTTCCGGTGCGGATCGTGCCCGGGCGGGGGCCGGTGCTCGACGAACCGATCCGCACGGCGTCGGACGTGCTGCGGCTGCGTCCGATCGATCCGGACGCGCTCGCGCCGATCGCCGAGGCGGTGCGGCTCGCGGTGGCCGAACTCGGCGACACCCCGCTCATCGCCTTCGGCGGCGCCCCCTTCACCCTCGCCTCCTACCTCGTCGAGGGAGGGCCGTCGAAGGATCAGCTGCGCGCCCGCTCGATGATGTACGCGGACCCGCATGCCTGGGCCGCGCTGCTCAACTGGTGCGCCGACGTGACGGGGGCCTTCCTGCGTGCCCAGGTCGAGGCCGGGGCGGGCGCCGCGCAGCTGTTCGACTCGTGGATCGGATCGCTCTCGCGCCGCGACTACCAGCGCCGGGTCGCCCCGCACTCGAAGCGCGCGCTCGACGCGCTGCGCGGGCTCGACGTGCCGAAGATCCACTTCGGTGTCGGCAGCGGCGAGGTGCTCGACCTGCTGCCGGGGCTCGGGGTGGATGCGGTCGGCGTCGACTGGCGCATCCCCCTCGACGAGGCGAGCGCACGCCTGGGCGGTGGGGTGCCGGTGCAGGGGAACATCGACCCGGCCCTGCTCGCGGCGCCCTGGTCGGTGCTGAGCGCTCACCTCGACGACGTGCTGGACCGGGGTCTCGCGGCCCCCGCGCATGTCGCGAACCTGGGGCACGGCGTTCCCCCGGAGACCGATCCCGGGGTGCTGACCCGCATCGTGGAGCACGTGCATGCCCGACGCTGA